One genomic segment of Novisyntrophococcus fermenticellae includes these proteins:
- the murD gene encoding UDP-N-acetylmuramoyl-L-alanine--D-glutamate ligase, producing MDLQGKKVCVFGSGKSGTGAAGLLVQKGACPIIYDGNDKLDPEDILAKIKDAGETQVILGELPEAVLNTLDLVVMSPGVPLDLPIVKKMREKNIPIWGEIELAFQSGKGTLLAITGTNGKTTTTALLGEIIKAYYPETYVVGNIGIPYTDIVSDQTEKSVTAAEISSFQLETIDTFHPKVSAITNITEDHLNRHHTMEEYIRVKEQIASNQTSDDFCILNYEDEVLRVFGEKVKPQVIYFSSLRTLNKGIYLDGEKIIFNDGQARIEVTNIHDLKLLGLHNYENVMVATAMALCAGVPMDCIRKVIQSFPGVEHRIEYVTEKNGVAYYNDSKGTNPDAAIKGIQAMNRPTLLIGGDLIKIPPTKNGFKLLTEKSDTLSCWGKPVKKLPKQL from the coding sequence ATGGATTTGCAAGGGAAGAAAGTATGTGTGTTCGGATCTGGAAAAAGTGGAACAGGAGCAGCCGGACTCTTAGTGCAAAAGGGAGCCTGCCCTATTATATATGATGGAAATGATAAACTGGATCCGGAAGATATTCTGGCAAAGATAAAAGATGCCGGGGAAACACAGGTGATTTTAGGTGAGCTGCCGGAAGCTGTATTGAATACATTGGATTTAGTGGTCATGAGTCCGGGCGTTCCGCTCGACCTTCCGATTGTTAAAAAGATGCGTGAAAAGAACATACCCATCTGGGGCGAGATAGAGCTGGCCTTTCAGAGTGGAAAGGGAACTCTGCTGGCGATTACGGGAACCAATGGAAAAACCACCACGACAGCATTGCTGGGGGAAATTATAAAAGCATACTATCCTGAAACCTATGTTGTGGGGAATATTGGAATTCCTTATACAGATATCGTTTCGGATCAAACGGAAAAAAGCGTAACCGCTGCGGAAATCAGCAGCTTTCAATTAGAGACCATTGATACCTTTCATCCGAAAGTGAGTGCAATTACCAATATTACCGAGGATCATCTCAACCGTCATCACACAATGGAGGAATATATCAGAGTAAAAGAACAGATTGCCAGTAACCAGACTTCTGATGACTTCTGTATTCTGAACTACGAAGATGAGGTGCTTCGGGTCTTTGGAGAAAAAGTGAAGCCCCAGGTTATATACTTTTCTTCTCTGCGGACACTGAACAAGGGAATCTACTTGGATGGAGAAAAAATCATCTTTAATGATGGACAAGCCCGGATCGAAGTTACGAACATCCATGATTTGAAACTTCTGGGGCTGCATAATTATGAAAATGTAATGGTTGCAACTGCCATGGCATTATGCGCAGGTGTCCCAATGGATTGTATCCGAAAAGTGATCCAAAGCTTTCCCGGTGTAGAACACCGAATCGAGTATGTGACCGAGAAAAATGGTGTTGCATACTACAACGATTCCAAGGGAACCAATCCTGATGCCGCGATCAAAGGAATCCAGGCTATGAACCGCCCAACCTTGCTGATTGGAGGGGATTTGATAAAAATTCCTCCTACGAAGAATGGATTCAAGCTTTTGACGGAAAAGTCAGATACCTTGTCCTGCTGGGGCAAACCCGTGAAAAAATTGCCGAAACAGCTATGA
- a CDS encoding peptidoglycan D,D-transpeptidase FtsI family protein: MRKNKTYNKKKVVIIFFCCAFMLFGLVGRLVYLMVFRSDYYSEKADDLHERERDIKAARGKILDANGVVLAANKTVCTISVIHSQIEEPENVINMLVKELGISDEAARKRVEKRSSIERVKTNVDKEVGDKIRAYGYSGVKVDEDFKRYYPYGTLASHVLGFTGSDNQGIIGLEVKYDDVLEGINGKILTTTDARGIELDVIGESRVEPVAGYNLRISLDRNIQLYCEQAARKVMEEKQADSVSILLMNPQNGEIYACVNVPEFDLNDPFTLNYNVDTSALSEKEIQDLCNKMWRNACINDTYEPGSTFKVFTMSAGLEEGVVSPTDTFSCGGYRVVEDRRIHCHKRTGHGAETFVQGAQNSCNPVFIDVGLRLGVDNFYKYFKKFGLMEKTGIDLPGEAGTIMHKKENVGPVELATMSFGQSFQITPIQLAATVSSLVNGGTRITPHFGVDVMDDDGVLIETLKYKTKEGILSKETSKLVDEILESVVSQGSGKNAYIEGYKIGGKTATSQTLPRSANRYISSFLGFAPTDNPQVLGVCIINNPQGVYYGGTIAAPVMRGIFENVFPYMGIEKSEMVSDEDISQE, translated from the coding sequence ATGCGTAAAAATAAGACTTATAATAAGAAAAAGGTAGTTATTATATTTTTCTGCTGTGCATTTATGCTTTTCGGCCTGGTGGGAAGACTGGTATATCTGATGGTATTTCGTTCGGATTATTATTCAGAAAAAGCGGATGACCTCCATGAACGGGAGAGAGATATCAAGGCTGCCAGAGGAAAAATTCTGGATGCCAATGGTGTAGTTCTGGCGGCAAATAAGACGGTATGTACGATCTCTGTGATTCACAGCCAGATCGAAGAACCGGAAAACGTAATCAATATGCTGGTTAAAGAACTTGGAATCAGTGATGAAGCTGCCAGAAAAAGAGTAGAAAAACGATCTTCTATAGAACGGGTAAAGACGAATGTGGACAAGGAGGTGGGAGATAAGATTCGTGCCTATGGATACAGTGGGGTGAAAGTAGATGAGGATTTTAAAAGATATTATCCATATGGGACGCTGGCTTCTCATGTTCTGGGATTTACCGGTTCTGATAATCAGGGAATTATAGGATTGGAGGTTAAATATGATGATGTATTGGAAGGAATTAATGGAAAGATACTGACTACCACCGATGCCCGGGGTATAGAACTGGATGTGATTGGTGAGAGTCGTGTGGAACCTGTAGCCGGGTATAACCTGCGTATAAGCCTGGATAGAAATATCCAGCTTTACTGCGAACAGGCCGCCCGGAAAGTAATGGAGGAAAAGCAGGCAGACAGTGTCTCTATTTTATTAATGAATCCGCAAAATGGCGAGATTTATGCCTGTGTCAATGTACCAGAATTTGATTTGAATGATCCCTTCACGCTGAATTATAATGTAGATACATCAGCCTTAAGTGAAAAAGAGATTCAGGACCTATGTAACAAGATGTGGCGGAATGCATGTATCAACGATACTTATGAACCGGGTTCTACATTTAAAGTATTTACCATGTCAGCAGGTTTGGAGGAAGGTGTTGTAAGCCCGACGGATACCTTTTCCTGCGGTGGATACCGGGTGGTGGAAGACAGAAGAATTCACTGCCATAAGAGAACCGGTCATGGAGCGGAGACCTTCGTGCAGGGAGCACAGAATTCCTGCAACCCGGTATTTATAGATGTTGGTCTGAGACTCGGTGTGGATAACTTTTATAAGTATTTCAAAAAGTTTGGATTGATGGAAAAAACCGGTATTGATTTGCCGGGCGAAGCCGGGACGATTATGCATAAGAAGGAAAATGTGGGTCCTGTAGAACTGGCAACGATGTCCTTTGGACAAAGTTTTCAAATCACGCCCATACAGCTGGCAGCTACGGTCAGCTCGCTTGTGAACGGGGGGACCAGAATAACGCCCCATTTCGGTGTGGATGTGATGGATGATGATGGCGTCTTGATAGAAACTCTGAAATATAAGACAAAAGAGGGCATTTTATCAAAAGAGACATCAAAGTTAGTGGATGAGATTCTGGAGTCCGTTGTATCGCAAGGTTCAGGAAAGAATGCATATATAGAAGGGTATAAGATCGGTGGGAAGACAGCAACATCGCAGACACTGCCAAGAAGTGCCAACCGATACATCTCCTCATTTCTGGGATTTGCACCTACGGACAATCCGCAGGTGCTGGGGGTATGTATCATAAATAATCCGCAAGGGGTGTATTACGGAGGAACAATAGCTGCACCGGTGATGCGGGGGATTTTTGAGAATGTATTTCCCTATATGGGAATAGAAAAAAGTGAAATGGTCTCTGATGAAGACATATCACAGGAGTAA
- the mraY gene encoding phospho-N-acetylmuramoyl-pentapeptide-transferase translates to MNFKIVVVPVLVAFALSLLLGPIIIPLLRRLKIGQTERTDGVKSHLNKTGTPTMGGLIFLISTTVTALLFVKEYPKIIPILFLTLGFGIIGFLDDYLKVVMRRADGLLPGQKMVCQIIVTSVFAFYMIRFTDVSLAMKIPFMPGTMLDMGWMAIPLLFFVVLGTVNGVNFTDGLDGLASSVTVMVSTFFMVIAIGEKSGIEPMICAVIGALLGFLVFNVFPAKVFMGDTGSLALGGFVAGTAYMLHMPLFLPIIGFIYMFEIISVIMQVTYFKITHGKRIFKMTPIHHHFELVGWSETQIVAVFSIVTAVLCMIAILGI, encoded by the coding sequence ATGAATTTTAAAATTGTAGTAGTCCCTGTACTTGTGGCATTTGCCTTAAGCCTCTTGCTGGGACCAATCATCATACCCTTGTTACGCAGACTTAAAATAGGCCAGACGGAGCGTACAGATGGTGTGAAATCCCATCTGAATAAGACTGGAACACCTACGATGGGCGGCCTGATTTTTCTGATTTCTACCACAGTTACCGCCTTGCTTTTTGTAAAAGAATATCCCAAGATTATTCCGATTCTGTTCCTGACTCTGGGATTCGGCATTATAGGATTTCTGGATGATTATTTAAAAGTGGTTATGCGAAGAGCAGATGGGCTTCTGCCCGGGCAGAAGATGGTCTGCCAGATAATTGTCACATCAGTATTTGCCTTCTATATGATACGTTTTACAGATGTATCACTGGCTATGAAAATTCCATTTATGCCGGGTACGATGCTGGATATGGGCTGGATGGCCATACCCCTTTTGTTCTTTGTAGTACTGGGAACAGTCAACGGCGTAAACTTTACGGATGGGCTGGACGGCCTTGCTTCCAGCGTAACTGTAATGGTGTCTACTTTTTTTATGGTAATAGCAATCGGGGAAAAAAGCGGGATTGAGCCCATGATCTGTGCAGTGATTGGAGCTCTGTTAGGATTTCTGGTGTTCAATGTATTTCCTGCCAAAGTATTTATGGGAGATACGGGATCTCTGGCTTTGGGGGGGTTTGTGGCAGGAACTGCCTATATGCTTCATATGCCGCTGTTTCTGCCGATTATCGGATTTATCTATATGTTTGAAATTATATCGGTGATCATGCAGGTTACATACTTTAAGATTACCCATGGAAAACGGATATTTAAAATGACGCCCATTCATCATCACTTTGAATTGGTGGGCTGGTCTGAAACCCAGATTGTGGCAGTGTTTTCCATTGTGACAGCAGTACTTTGCATGATTGCCATTTTGGGAATTTAA